The Setaria italica strain Yugu1 chromosome IX, Setaria_italica_v2.0, whole genome shotgun sequence genome has a window encoding:
- the LOC101767060 gene encoding uncharacterized protein LOC101767060 encodes MIANLSEKDEVLEHAVYVSNTLTMKYMITKDKLSEATGELIKELKKMKGIQSIIGVKQAGSVSQRLQAERNRRWGLEEQAELLCSEWQKEISRQYSDWHPFKPTIVNGVLEEVVMEDDEKLVAWKEDWGIEVHNAVVQALVELNECNPSGRYPVHVLWNFSENRKASVARAVKHLMKLWKADMGKYMAQGDRRTRPRTVICDKAPQITANCKKTNMREARSLMHAVGGSTLAPLMTVKETEMENGATMSEVCSELKKMIDKMTMELKKRDDELQDAQFLNCHLIKEEREMHDNLSKAKRSLFKGLREIAGSLSVIGVKQMGQLDKEVFLNACKLKGAKDHLEATRVCLQWQYEISRPEWYPFKTTYTEGHAKALVELKLKEYNRYGHGRFPVPVLWNFSESREASIAEAVVHLAKLWRANKGKYVST; translated from the exons ATGATTGCTAATCTGAGTGAGAAAGATGAAGTACTTGAGCATGCTGTATATGTTAGCAACACTCTTACCATGAAGTATATGATAACTAAAGATAAGCTAAGTGAAGCCACAGGAGAGCTGATTAAG gaattaaaaaaaatgaagggaaTTCAATCAATTATTGGTGTCAAGCAAGCTGGTAGTGTTTCTCAACGCCTGCAGGCTGAAAGGAATAGAAGATGGGGCTTAGAAGAACAAGCGGAACTTCTTTGCTCTGAATGGCAAAAGGAAATCAGTAGGCAATATTCAGACTGGCATCCTTTCAAGCCTACAATTGTTAATGGAGTTTTAGAG GAAGTTGTGATGGAGGACGATGAGAAACTTGTTGCTTGGAAGGAAGATTGGGGGATTGAGGTACACAATGCCGTTGTTCAGGCCCTTGTTGAGTTAAATGAGTGCAATCCGTCTGGCAGATATCCTGTGCATGTACTGTGGAACTTCAGTGAGAACAGGAAAGCTTCAGTTGCAAGAGCAGTTAAACATTTGATGAAACTTTGGAAGGCAGATATGGGAAAGTATATGGCTCAGGGTGATCGTCGGACACGCCCACGAACTG TTATATGTGACAAAGCACCACAAATTACAGCAAACTGCAAAAAGACTAACATGCGAG AAGCGAGGTCTCTTATGCACGCTGTTGGTGGTAGCACTTTGGCCCCACTCATGACTGTGAAAGAAACTGAG ATGGAAAATGGAGCTACCATGAGTGAAGTATGTTCTGAGCTAAAGAAAATGATTGATAAGATGACTATGGAATTGAAAAAGAGAGACGATGAATTGCAAGATGCTCAGTTTCTTAACTGTCACCTCATCAAGGAGGAGCGGGAAATGCATGATAACCTGAGCAAAGCCAAAAGAAGTCTATTTAAA GGATTAAGAGAAATTGCAGGAAGCCTATCTGTCATTGGGGTCAAACAAATGGGGCAGCTTGATAAAGAGGTGTTTCTCAATGCTTGCAAACTAAAAGGAGCAAAAGATCACTTGGAAGCAACACGTGTTTGTTTGCAGTGGCAATATGAGATCAGTAGACCAGAATGGTATCCTTTCAAAACTACCTATACTGAAGGACATGCAAAG GCTCTTGTTGAGCTGAAGCTGAAAGAGTACAATCGGTATGGTCATGGAAGGTTTCCTGTGCCTGTGCTGTGGAACTTCAGTGAGAGCAGGGAAGCCTCAATCGCAGAAGCGGTTGTACATTTGGCGAAGCTTTGGAGGGCAAACAAGGGGAAGTACGTGAGCACTTGA
- the LOC101777833 gene encoding factor of DNA methylation 1 has translation MEHSSSEDSDISDSDIVEHKEKIYAQLRAGKLKVKYGESAFRCPFCPGKKKQDYNLKDLLQHATGIGAAPKRSAKVKATHLGLAMFLEKDTASSLEKPLQIVVCKPKATKGEEEVFVWPWMGIVVNLHYELKGEAFSRESEERLRAQLSRFRPLQVTILGDDKDQAFCAIVKFAKDWGGLKDALAFEKHFVLEQYGKTDWNKINCRKDDIYGWLARSDDYNTLGPIGQHLREHGDLKSVGDLEREGTQKIDMRVAHYARQIEVTNKHMSELELKNNQNAMKLNRMMEEKDRLVEEHNEKIRKMQKAACRSSRKIIDENIRLYGELETKKKEIDRKGKQLEKLATKSNTDREKLEAAKEENAKENMLLNLATQKKKEEDEKLMRLVKKHEQEKEDALKKLCNLQMQLASKQKLELEIEQLKGNLEVMKHMVDEDKNLKEKLDKLLETLEEKNDEMENIDSLNQTLIIKERRTNDELEEAKKELTSGLQKMSAVRSLIGVKRMGELDHKAFVAACKEKITDAKELALVCSKWEDEIRQPDWHPFKVIDVDGVAKEIIKEDDEKLQALKAELGEKAHDVVVRALREINEYNPSGRYPLPELWNFKDDRKAPMGEVAAYIVKQWKTNKRKNTYT, from the exons ATGGAACATAGCTCTTCAGAAGATTCAGACATTAGCGATTCGGATATTGTTGAACACAAGGAGAAGATCTATGCCCAACTGCGAGCCGGAAaattgaaagtaaagtatggcGAGAGTGCCTTTCGGTGCCCTTTCTGCCCTgggaagaagaagcaggactATAACCTGAAGGATCTACTGCAGCATGCCACAGGAATAGGAGCTGCTCCTAAGCGCAGTGCCAAGGTGAAGGCAACACACCTAGGGCTTGCTATGTTCTTAGAGAAGGATACAGCCAGCTCGTTGGAGAAACCATTGCAAATTGTGGTCTGCAAGCCAAAAGCGACAAAGGGTGAAGAAGAGGTTTTTGTATGGCCATGGATGGGCATTGTGGTTAACTTACACTATGAGTTGAAGGGTGAAGCATTTTCAAGGGAAAGTGAAGAAAGGCTAAGAGCACAGCTGTCACGGTTCAGACCACTCCAAGTCACAATTCTTGGGGATGACAAGGACCAGGCATTTTGTGCCATTGTCAAGTTTGCTAAGGACTGGGGTGGATTAAAGGATGCATTGGCTTTTGAAAAGCATTTCGTACTCGAGCAGTATGGCAAGACAGATTGGAACAAAATAAATTGCAGAAAGGACGATATTTATGGATGGCTTGCAAGATCTGATGATTATAACACTCTGGGGCCAATTGGGCAGCATCTAAGAGAACATGGAGATCTTAAAAGTGTTGGTGACCTGGAACGTGAGGGGACCCAAAAAATTGACATGCGTGTAGCTCATTATGCTCGCCAAATCGAGGTAACAAACAAGCACATGAGTGAATTGGAGCTGAAGAACAATCAAAATGCCATGAAACTTAATAGGATGATGGAAGAGAAAGATCGATTGGTTGAAGAGCACAATGAAA AGATAAGAAAGATGCAGAAAGCTGCTTGCCGAAGTTCTAGGAAAATAATTGACGAAAATATTAGATTGTATGGAGAACTGGAgactaagaaaaaggaaattgaCAGGAAAGGTAAGCAACTTGAAAAATTGGCCACGAAAAGCAATACTGACAGAGAAAAGCTTGAAGCGGCAAAAGAAGAG AATGCAAAGGAGAACATGCTTCTTAATTTAGCAactcaaaagaaaaaggaagaagatgagaagCTCATGCGACTTGTTAAGAAACATGAG CAAGAGAAAGAAGATGCTTTGAAGAAGCTATGTAATTTACAAATGCAGTTGGCTTCCAAACAAAAACTTGAACTGGAAATAGAACAGTTGAAGGGGAATTTAGAGGTGATGAAGCATATGGTGGACGAAGATAAGAATTTGAAGGAGAAGCTCGATAAGTTGCTTGAAACACTAGAAGAGAAAAATGACGAAATGGAGAATATTGATTCTCTTAATCAGACCCTTATTATTAAGGAACGAAGAACCAATGATGAGTTGGAAGAAGCTAAGAAAGAACTGACAAGT GGCCTACAAAAGATGTCTGCAGTTCGATCCCTTATCGGTGTCAAAAGAATGGGTGAGCTCGACCACAAAGCTTTCGTTGCTGCTTGCAAAGAGAAAATAACAGATGCAAAGGAGTTGGCACTTGTGTGCTCAAAATGGGAGGATGAGATCAGGCAACCAGATTGGCATCCTTTCAAAGTCATCGATGTTGATGGAGTTGCAAAG GAAATAATTAAGGAGGATGACGAGAAGCTGCAAGCTTTGAAGGCTGAACTGGGTGAGAAGGCACACGATGTTGTTGTGAGGGCTCTCCGTGAGATTAACGAATACAATCCCAGCGGTAGGTACCCCTTGCCCGAGCTGTGGAACTTCAAGGACGACAGGAAGGCACCAATGGGCGAGGTAGCAGCGTACATAGTGAAGCAGTGGAAGACGAACAAGAGGAAGAACACCTACACCTGA